Within Anopheles nili chromosome 3, idAnoNiliSN_F5_01, whole genome shotgun sequence, the genomic segment AGAAAGGAGCAACTAAAAAAGTTGTTCGATCGCACGCCCAAGCAGGTCGAGGAAGAGCAGCAGCTATTGAACGAGCTGAAAAAGATTGAGGCCCGAAAGAAGGAGCGCGAGCGTAAAACACAGGACCTTCAGAAACTCATATCGCAAGCCGATCAACAACAGACGGAGCATCATCaaaaggagcagcagcagcaacacccacAGCACCAGGGAACGGCAAACAAGAAGCAggataaaaaattaaacaagaaaaagattCAACAGCAACCACGCACATCGAAGGTCGATTCCGTTGTTAGTGCGGTGGAGAGTGCCGGTATCAAGTTTACCGATTTGCGTGGCACCGGCGTTTCGCTACGATCGCAGAAGATGAAGCTGCCGGCCAATGTCGGTCAGAAGAAGGCCAAGGCGCTGGAGCAGGCTTTGCAGGAGTTTAAAGTTGACCCGAACCCGCCACCGATCGAGGAAATTTGCGTTGCCTTTAATGAGCTGCGTTCGGATATGGTGCTGCTGTGTGAATTGCGCACTGCTCTGGCAACGTGCAACTTTGAGCTGGAAAGCCTGAAGCACCAGTATGAAGCGCTTTGTCCTGGAAAAACGCTCAACATTCCGGCAGCGCTGGTGAATCCACCGGAAGAGGAATCGTCAAGTGGCATTGATGGGAATGATATCGCAGCTATGATTTAGTAGAAGTGAATATCTGATTTACCAATAAAGCAACATATGtaagtaaaaattaataatccTTTATCGGAAAAATATCCGAACTAGTTTGTATGAATATTGAACAACGGTAAAGGCTGCGGAAAGCACGTCTTGTTGTCATAGATGCCAAGAATTTTTCGGATAGAATAACTTTGCATGAAAAGGACGATTTTATAAGCACCAAATCCAGTCTAAGCATTCATCGTCATCAAGCTGAGATGTTACAAAGAATAACTTAAAGTGCATTAGAACAACCCCACGAGCCGGTTCCTGCACATCCTTACACAAAACTACCGGCGACATCGGGGAAAACGTTTCCGGTTTCCCACAGGAACCATGCGACCGTGTCAACTCGCTCAAACGTAACAACGGTTTTCGGAAATGATCACAATAATATGCGCCCCACACACGTCCCCGGGTCGATCAACCGGTTTAGGAGCGGTTCCTGCGTGACAGGACGGAAGGATTGCCCGAGAGCAAGGGTAACGTACCACAAAACCCCGTCGAAAGAAATGCCCAAAATGACCGGAGTTGGGACATATAAGCAGGAAGGATCGGTGAGAAACAGGCAAAcgggccgaaaaaaaagacaaacggcGGAAACGTTGAGGTAAACGTGATGGATTACGAGCGGAAAGAGACCACCGAGAACGACGGGAAGTGG encodes:
- the LOC128725860 gene encoding DNA methyltransferase 1-associated protein 1, which codes for MADVRDILELERPVTPELTKESLLNTKKRPVERKIVSKRPEGMHREVFALLYNDNKDAPPLLPTDTVSGYKKTKARLGMKKVRRWEWAPFVNPARTDGAVFHHWKRASDEQKEYPFAKFNKQLDIPTYTLNEYNAHLKTTKWTKQQTDHLFDLAKRFDVRFIIMCDRWERANYGIKSVEDLKERYYEVLGILNKVRNNGTEKKMYVFDAEHERRRKEQLKKLFDRTPKQVEEEQQLLNELKKIEARKKERERKTQDLQKLISQADQQQTEHHQKEQQQQHPQHQGTANKKQDKKLNKKKIQQQPRTSKVDSVVSAVESAGIKFTDLRGTGVSLRSQKMKLPANVGQKKAKALEQALQEFKVDPNPPPIEEICVAFNELRSDMVLLCELRTALATCNFELESLKHQYEALCPGKTLNIPAALVNPPEEESSSGIDGNDIAAMI